From the Candidatus Zixiibacteriota bacterium genome, one window contains:
- a CDS encoding acyl-CoA mutase large subunit family protein has translation MTDKNKQTAGMPEKQKLMSDFPAPSYEEWRSEVERLLKGAPFEKRMLTETPEGITLQPLYRAEDCRDLPWISSLPGFAPFIRGFLPLGKKNGGWEIAQSINYPTAAEFNRAVIIDLARGLTSVILPLDGASSFGLDPDQVGDNMVGFDGVSIASLDDLATALKGIDLTTIPIIIETGFPGLPFLGFLLALAKKVGVNPADLKGVVAVDPLGELATRGVLPVSLNQVFDEMAVMTAWANKKNPGFQTIAVRSVAYYLGGGNAVQELAFILATAVEYLRQMEKRGLDIEMVIPHMRLSFGLGNNYFMEVAKLRAARVLWNNVLETCNVPEDKRKIHLHAETSRYTKTKYDPYVNMLRATTEAFSGVVGGVDSLQVAPFDEIIRPADDSSRRIARNTQLILKDEAHLSEVADPAGGSWYIEKLTDQIADAAWSLFRDVEIRGGMIAALEEGYPQDAVAAAAHLQAESAATRKKIIVGTNMYPNASESKLEADLPDYTALAATRTGELTQDKKRQSPDAKAALKKTAGIGYNQANELVDAIVTAASNGATLGQITSALKKSGDPPMKIKPVPQCHAAKQFEKLRTAVENHRAKYGGLQVFLATLGPVAEYMPRLDFSASFFEIGGFEVIRTKGFGNPDENAHEAIKSGAEIVVICGLDDSYQEGVPVIAGMIKKSKPETSIILAGLPIDETTRTRFEQAGVNIFIHMKSNVLKVLTEIASEKGVQL, from the coding sequence ATGACAGATAAAAATAAACAAACCGCCGGTATGCCGGAGAAACAGAAACTGATGTCGGATTTTCCGGCTCCATCCTATGAGGAATGGCGCTCCGAAGTCGAACGCTTACTCAAGGGGGCTCCTTTTGAAAAACGGATGCTGACCGAGACCCCGGAAGGCATCACCCTGCAACCGTTATATCGGGCCGAGGATTGCCGTGATTTGCCTTGGATTTCATCCTTACCCGGATTTGCACCGTTCATTCGTGGTTTCCTTCCGCTCGGTAAAAAAAACGGAGGCTGGGAGATCGCCCAGTCAATCAATTATCCGACCGCGGCGGAATTTAACCGGGCCGTTATTATTGATCTGGCCCGTGGACTGACGTCCGTTATTCTGCCGCTCGATGGAGCATCGTCGTTCGGTCTGGATCCTGATCAGGTCGGCGATAACATGGTTGGATTCGATGGTGTTTCGATTGCTTCGCTGGATGATCTGGCGACTGCCCTTAAAGGGATCGACCTGACGACTATTCCGATAATTATTGAAACCGGTTTTCCCGGACTGCCATTTCTGGGATTTTTGCTGGCCCTGGCCAAAAAGGTCGGAGTAAACCCGGCCGATCTCAAAGGTGTCGTGGCTGTCGATCCTCTGGGGGAACTGGCTACTCGGGGAGTGCTTCCCGTTTCGCTGAATCAGGTCTTTGATGAAATGGCCGTCATGACCGCCTGGGCAAATAAGAAAAATCCCGGTTTCCAAACCATAGCGGTTCGGAGTGTTGCCTATTATCTGGGTGGCGGAAACGCTGTCCAGGAACTGGCCTTCATTCTGGCCACGGCGGTGGAATATCTGCGCCAGATGGAAAAACGCGGATTGGATATCGAGATGGTTATTCCGCATATGCGATTAAGTTTCGGCTTGGGAAATAACTATTTTATGGAGGTCGCCAAATTACGGGCGGCCCGCGTCCTCTGGAATAATGTTCTCGAAACATGTAACGTCCCGGAGGATAAGCGGAAAATCCATCTCCACGCTGAAACCTCGCGTTACACCAAAACCAAGTATGATCCTTATGTCAATATGCTTCGAGCCACCACTGAGGCCTTCTCAGGTGTGGTCGGAGGTGTCGATAGCCTTCAGGTGGCGCCCTTTGATGAAATTATCCGACCGGCCGATGATTCCTCCCGGCGAATTGCCCGCAACACCCAGTTAATCCTGAAGGATGAAGCGCATTTATCCGAGGTCGCCGATCCGGCCGGCGGTTCCTGGTATATTGAAAAACTGACCGATCAGATTGCCGATGCGGCATGGTCATTGTTCCGGGATGTGGAAATTCGCGGGGGAATGATAGCCGCTCTTGAAGAGGGTTATCCCCAGGATGCTGTAGCCGCCGCGGCCCACCTGCAGGCCGAGTCTGCGGCAACCCGTAAGAAGATTATCGTTGGAACTAATATGTACCCCAACGCCTCCGAGTCAAAACTTGAGGCGGATCTGCCGGATTACACTGCTCTGGCGGCGACCAGAACTGGAGAACTTACGCAAGACAAAAAGAGACAATCGCCTGATGCCAAAGCCGCCTTGAAAAAAACCGCCGGTATTGGTTATAATCAGGCAAATGAGCTGGTGGATGCGATTGTAACTGCGGCTTCCAACGGTGCTACACTGGGGCAGATAACCTCGGCTTTGAAAAAATCCGGCGATCCACCGATGAAAATCAAACCTGTTCCCCAATGCCATGCCGCCAAGCAATTCGAAAAGCTTCGAACGGCGGTCGAGAATCATCGGGCAAAATATGGCGGTCTTCAAGTTTTTCTGGCCACTCTGGGACCGGTAGCGGAATATATGCCGCGCCTCGATTTCTCAGCCTCCTTTTTCGAGATCGGGGGGTTTGAAGTCATCCGGACCAAAGGTTTTGGAAATCCCGATGAAAATGCCCATGAGGCGATCAAATCCGGAGCCGAAATAGTTGTTATTTGCGGCCTCGATGATAGCTACCAGGAAGGAGTTCCTGTGATTGCGGGGATGATTAAAAAATCGAAACCGGAGACTTCAATTATTCTCGCCGGGTTGCCCATAGACGAAACAACCCGGACGCGATTTGAGCAGGCCGGAGTGAATATTTTCATTCACATGAAATCGAATGTCCTGAAAGTCCTGACCGAGATTGCATCAGAGAAGGGGGTGCAATTATGA
- the hemH gene encoding ferrochelatase: MVASTTNFRRLVNNLPTDFDPVADCWGLLFLNMGGPEALEDIEPYLYNIFSDASIIRLPLSFILQKSLARLIASRRTPGVREHYRLIGGGSPLLKWSRKVADDIEKNLRQYYPNMISLVGMRYSPPFIGEAMDKANAAGCRHLMVVPFYPHYSLVTTGTALMEINRWLSSNSAKLSASVISDWHDCPGYIELLKVKISEAMNKVENPDMARLVFSAHSLPLKIVKSGDPYVDQVRRTVSLAGEGYDYILGFQSRSGPVKWQGPETVEIVDKLGREGVREIVIVPISFVSDHIETLYEIDIEMKELALRAGIKSLIRTESFNDDPRFISFLSEMISRRLESI, from the coding sequence ATGGTTGCTTCTACCACAAATTTCCGCCGTCTTGTAAACAATCTCCCGACTGATTTCGATCCGGTTGCCGATTGCTGGGGATTACTCTTTCTCAACATGGGTGGTCCGGAGGCACTCGAAGATATCGAGCCATATCTTTATAATATTTTTTCCGATGCTTCGATCATTCGATTACCGTTATCCTTTATCCTGCAAAAATCGCTGGCCCGTCTGATTGCATCCCGTCGGACCCCCGGAGTTCGGGAACATTATCGGCTCATCGGGGGCGGCTCACCTCTTCTGAAATGGTCACGGAAGGTCGCCGATGATATCGAAAAAAATTTACGACAGTATTATCCGAATATGATCAGTCTGGTCGGAATGCGTTATTCCCCGCCATTTATCGGAGAAGCTATGGATAAAGCCAATGCCGCCGGGTGCCGCCATCTCATGGTGGTTCCTTTTTATCCTCATTACAGCCTTGTCACCACCGGCACTGCCCTGATGGAAATTAATCGCTGGTTGAGTAGTAATAGCGCCAAATTATCCGCTTCGGTTATTTCTGACTGGCACGATTGCCCCGGTTATATAGAACTGTTAAAAGTCAAAATCAGTGAAGCAATGAATAAGGTAGAAAATCCCGATATGGCCCGGCTGGTTTTCTCGGCTCATTCTTTACCTCTGAAAATAGTCAAATCCGGTGATCCCTATGTTGATCAGGTCCGCCGGACGGTTTCGCTGGCCGGGGAAGGATATGATTATATTCTCGGCTTTCAATCCCGTTCTGGTCCGGTTAAGTGGCAGGGACCGGAAACAGTCGAAATAGTCGATAAACTTGGCCGCGAGGGTGTCCGGGAAATCGTAATTGTCCCGATCAGTTTCGTCTCCGATCATATCGAAACCCTCTATGAAATTGATATCGAGATGAAAGAATTAGCTCTTCGGGCCGGAATCAAGAGCCTTATCCGGACAGAATCATTCAACGATGATCCTCGCTTCATCTCATTTTTATCGGAAATGATTTCCCGGAGATTGGAAAGCATATGA
- the hemG gene encoding protoporphyrinogen oxidase — protein MKAMDKKNIAIIGGGISGLSALHFLMNRYPDNIRVTLFEKESRLGGTIGTDRLENFNTDWGPNGFLDKVPLTLQMIHELGIEELLQPAHPKAEKRFIYRNKKLHEINPSPAKFMRSPVLSLGGRLRLAREPFINPKTDGNDESIFDFAERRIGREAAENLIGPMVSGIFGGDARKLSLRACFPAMVEMEREYGSLVKAMMAKKKNGGGGPAGPGGRLTSFKNGLYTLIEKMKEIYSDWIIIGKEVFSVDSLKDGFRLRFSDGSSDSFDAVICAVPAFAAAEILKKTDRLLAELLISIPYAPIAVAAFGYNREAVAHDLNGFGFLVPRSEGLNILGSIWTSSIFTDRTPSGMVQLRTMLGGATDPELVSLPDQAIIDIVETELRNILGITAIPEIVRLYKWDRGIPQFVLGHPEKMARMEDLLQNHPGLYFTGNAYDGVGLNDCVIRSDKVVNRLAGELRLTPSEIADSVR, from the coding sequence ATGAAAGCGATGGATAAGAAGAATATTGCCATCATTGGCGGGGGGATATCGGGATTATCGGCCCTGCATTTCCTGATGAACCGTTATCCGGACAATATCCGGGTGACTCTTTTCGAGAAGGAATCCCGGCTCGGTGGTACTATCGGGACCGATCGCCTTGAAAATTTCAACACCGATTGGGGTCCCAATGGATTTCTTGATAAAGTCCCCCTCACCCTTCAAATGATTCATGAGCTTGGTATCGAGGAGTTGTTACAACCCGCTCATCCCAAGGCCGAAAAACGTTTCATCTACCGCAATAAAAAGCTGCATGAAATAAATCCGTCGCCGGCCAAATTCATGCGCTCACCGGTTCTTTCACTCGGCGGCCGTCTGAGGCTGGCCCGGGAGCCCTTTATCAATCCCAAGACAGATGGTAATGATGAATCCATTTTTGACTTTGCCGAACGACGGATCGGCCGCGAAGCGGCCGAAAACCTGATCGGCCCGATGGTGTCGGGGATATTCGGCGGTGATGCCAGGAAGCTGTCTCTGAGAGCTTGTTTCCCGGCCATGGTCGAAATGGAACGGGAATATGGCTCGCTGGTTAAAGCCATGATGGCCAAAAAGAAAAACGGGGGAGGGGGGCCGGCCGGACCGGGCGGGAGATTGACGTCCTTTAAAAACGGTCTTTATACCCTGATCGAGAAAATGAAGGAAATATATTCAGACTGGATTATCATCGGCAAAGAGGTATTTTCTGTTGATTCACTGAAAGATGGCTTTCGACTGCGCTTTTCCGATGGTTCTTCGGATTCCTTTGATGCCGTTATCTGCGCCGTCCCTGCTTTTGCGGCCGCGGAGATACTGAAAAAGACCGATCGATTATTGGCCGAACTGCTGATCTCGATTCCCTATGCCCCGATTGCCGTGGCGGCATTTGGATATAATCGTGAGGCTGTTGCCCATGATCTCAACGGTTTTGGATTCCTTGTCCCGAGGAGCGAAGGATTGAACATTCTCGGTTCCATCTGGACCTCATCGATTTTTACCGACAGGACTCCGTCAGGTATGGTACAACTGCGGACCATGCTGGGCGGTGCAACCGATCCGGAATTGGTATCCCTGCCTGATCAGGCAATAATAGATATTGTTGAAACAGAACTGCGCAATATCCTCGGGATTACAGCGATACCGGAAATCGTCCGCCTTTATAAATGGGATCGCGGCATTCCGCAGTTTGTTTTGGGTCATCCCGAAAAAATGGCCAGGATGGAAGACCTGCTTCAAAACCACCCCGGCCTCTATTTCACCGGTAACGCCTATGATGGGGTAGGTTTGAATGACTGTGTGATCAGATCGGATAAGGTCGTCAACCGGTTGGCCGGGGAGTTGCGATTGACGCCTTCGGAAATCGCCGATTCCGTTAGATAA